Proteins encoded within one genomic window of Limisphaerales bacterium:
- a CDS encoding DUF1501 domain-containing protein translates to MNAPFSLNTASLRRRDFLYGLGSSLGALAMTDLLAKEATGPLTPKKPMHAPKAKAVIMLFMEGGPSQVDTFDPKPALNAKHKTESKRTAGLANGFRFYVGSPFKSRKVGQSGLDMSDPWVHLPEVADELCNYRGCQAESLNHPEALFHMNTGSRLGGDPALGSWVNYGLGTENQNLPGYVVMTELAMPQGGARNWGNGFLPAHYQGTRLRPSGSPILDLHAPKHKTRDHQRKALDELAFLNQRHAKKHPEHADLAARMESYELAYRMQMEVPGVIDLTSEPEHIREAYGMNQKETAEFGRQCLMARRLVEKGVRFVQVFSGGWDSHDYLERGHASRIKSVDQPITALIKDLKQRGMLDDTLVVWTGEFGRTPDNNRRGGVYALGRGHNIDAMTMLMAGGGTKKGSVVGATDEIGAKASEVVHPIRNLHVTLLHLLGLDDNKLTYFHAGRYKQLSQFGGKVIKELIA, encoded by the coding sequence ATGAACGCACCCTTCTCGCTGAACACAGCCTCACTCCGCCGCCGTGATTTCCTTTATGGCCTCGGCTCATCATTAGGTGCGCTGGCAATGACCGACCTTTTGGCCAAAGAAGCCACGGGCCCATTAACACCCAAGAAGCCGATGCACGCGCCCAAAGCCAAGGCAGTGATTATGCTTTTCATGGAGGGCGGGCCGAGTCAGGTGGATACATTTGATCCGAAACCCGCTTTGAACGCGAAACATAAAACAGAATCCAAACGCACGGCGGGGCTTGCAAATGGGTTTCGTTTTTATGTTGGCAGTCCATTCAAGTCACGCAAGGTCGGCCAGTCGGGATTGGATATGAGTGATCCGTGGGTGCATTTGCCGGAGGTTGCCGATGAACTTTGTAACTATCGGGGTTGCCAGGCAGAGTCACTGAATCATCCGGAGGCGCTTTTCCATATGAATACCGGCAGCCGACTGGGCGGCGATCCTGCTTTGGGGTCGTGGGTGAATTATGGGCTCGGCACTGAGAATCAAAACCTGCCTGGCTACGTTGTGATGACCGAGCTGGCCATGCCACAGGGAGGGGCGCGCAATTGGGGCAACGGTTTTTTACCTGCGCATTATCAAGGCACACGCCTACGGCCAAGCGGTTCCCCAATTCTGGATCTACACGCGCCAAAACACAAAACCCGCGACCACCAACGCAAGGCACTTGATGAGCTGGCATTTCTGAATCAACGCCACGCAAAAAAACATCCGGAACACGCCGACCTTGCTGCGCGCATGGAAAGCTACGAGCTGGCCTATCGCATGCAGATGGAAGTGCCGGGCGTTATTGATCTCACGAGCGAGCCCGAACACATCCGCGAAGCTTACGGCATGAATCAAAAGGAGACAGCGGAATTCGGCCGCCAATGTTTAATGGCCCGTCGCCTCGTTGAGAAAGGTGTTCGCTTCGTGCAGGTTTTTTCAGGCGGCTGGGACAGCCACGACTATCTGGAACGCGGCCACGCCTCGCGCATCAAAAGCGTGGATCAACCAATAACCGCCCTCATCAAAGACTTAAAGCAACGCGGTATGCTCGACGACACGTTAGTCGTGTGGACCGGCGAGTTTGGCCGCACCCCCGACAACAACCGTCGGGGCGGCGTCTACGCACTCGGCCGCGGCCACAACATCGATGCAATGACGATGCTGATGGCAGGCGGCGGCACAAAAAAAGGCTCAGTCGTTGGTGCCACCGACGAGATTGGCGCGAAGGCCTCGGAGGTCGTTCACCCCATCCGCAACCTGCACGTGACGCTGCTCCATCTGCTTGGACTCGACGACAACAAGCTCACCTACTTCCACGCCGGCCGCTACAAACAACTCAGCCAATTCGGCGGGAAGGTCATTAAGGAACTAATCGCGTGA
- a CDS encoding exo-alpha-sialidase, with amino-acid sequence MRQRLNRGMKLLLALLLSSIFSSAAGLVQTPVFVSGKDGYHTYRIPALIVTKKGTLLAFCEGRKTGRGDHGDLDLLVKRSSDFGKTWSPQSIVYEEGGDAKVTIGNPCPVVDQSTGFIWMSLCRDNKKVFITHSKDDGRTWSKPKDISNVAIKPNWTWVATGPGNGIQLTGGKHAGRLVMPCDHRRGGRNTYNTNGHSHSLYSDDHGKTWKMGQPTDRGMNECAVVELADGRLMMNMRSYRGKNLRAIAISKDGGETWGRSVDDATLIEPVCQASFIRFDGNRLLFSNPASQSRNRMTVRLSRDEGKTWPVSRQLYAGPAAYSNLTVMLDNSIGIIYERGETSAYETITFARFTLGWLTGGKRNRR; translated from the coding sequence TTGCGGCAACGGTTAAATCGCGGGATGAAGCTGTTGCTCGCATTGCTCTTGAGTTCCATTTTTTCATCCGCTGCCGGGTTGGTTCAAACGCCGGTGTTCGTCAGCGGCAAGGATGGTTATCACACGTACCGCATCCCGGCACTCATTGTGACCAAGAAGGGCACGCTGCTTGCCTTTTGCGAAGGCCGTAAAACCGGGCGGGGCGATCACGGCGATTTGGATTTGCTTGTGAAACGCTCATCCGATTTCGGCAAAACGTGGAGCCCGCAATCCATCGTGTACGAAGAAGGCGGCGACGCAAAAGTCACCATTGGCAATCCGTGTCCTGTGGTCGATCAATCCACTGGGTTCATTTGGATGAGCCTATGTCGCGATAACAAAAAAGTGTTCATCACCCACAGCAAAGACGACGGCCGAACGTGGTCCAAACCAAAAGACATTTCTAATGTGGCCATTAAGCCAAATTGGACATGGGTGGCCACTGGTCCGGGCAATGGCATTCAGCTCACTGGAGGCAAACACGCTGGTCGCCTCGTGATGCCGTGCGACCACCGGCGTGGCGGGCGCAACACCTATAACACCAACGGTCATTCCCACAGCCTCTACTCCGATGACCACGGCAAAACGTGGAAAATGGGCCAGCCCACCGATCGCGGTATGAACGAATGCGCCGTGGTGGAATTGGCCGATGGACGCTTAATGATGAATATGCGAAGCTATCGCGGAAAAAATCTTCGCGCCATCGCCATCAGCAAAGATGGCGGCGAAACGTGGGGGCGTTCCGTCGACGACGCCACGCTCATCGAGCCGGTTTGTCAGGCTAGTTTCATACGGTTCGATGGAAATCGGTTGCTGTTCTCCAACCCAGCCAGTCAGTCGCGCAATCGAATGACCGTGCGGCTCAGCCGCGACGAAGGCAAAACGTGGCCCGTCAGCCGTCAGCTTTATGCCGGTCCCGCCGCATATTCGAATCTTACCGTGATGTTGGATAATTCGATCGGCATCATTTACGAACGCGGTGAAACGAGTGCGTACGAGACAATCACCTTCGCGCGCTTCACGCTGGGGTGGTTGACGGGCGGGAAGCGAAACCGGAGATAA
- a CDS encoding GntR family transcriptional regulator produces the protein MMIINKPVRSLREQITNVLRSEVLAGVWTNEVPMREHALAERFGVSRGPIRDALLQLSQEGVLVYSPNKGVRVNTPPAEAERLLLQSMRREMETFCIGQCIEHLTEADDNQLEGILAELYRVCERADLSAIADCDLALHRYLVRRASRELEGVWQSIASRLLMDYSRIERLDQIVAEHEAIVRAVKKRNLKAAQKALHANII, from the coding sequence GTGATGATTATCAACAAACCCGTTCGCTCATTGCGGGAGCAGATTACTAATGTACTGCGGTCGGAAGTGCTGGCGGGTGTGTGGACGAATGAGGTGCCGATGCGCGAACACGCGTTGGCTGAGCGGTTTGGCGTGAGTCGCGGGCCGATTCGCGATGCGCTGCTGCAGCTTTCGCAAGAAGGCGTGTTGGTGTATTCGCCGAACAAAGGCGTGCGCGTCAACACACCGCCCGCCGAGGCTGAGCGGCTATTGCTGCAATCAATGCGGCGTGAGATGGAGACATTTTGCATCGGCCAATGCATCGAGCATTTGACTGAGGCGGACGATAATCAGCTTGAAGGCATTCTGGCCGAACTTTACCGCGTGTGCGAACGCGCTGATCTCAGTGCCATTGCCGATTGCGATTTAGCGCTACACCGTTACCTCGTGCGGCGCGCTTCGCGTGAATTGGAAGGAGTGTGGCAAAGCATCGCCTCGCGTTTGCTGATGGATTATTCGCGCATTGAACGCCTCGATCAAATCGTGGCCGAACACGAGGCAATTGTGCGCGCGGTAAAAAAACGCAATCTCAAGGCCGCCCAAAAAGCGCTCCACGCGAACATCATTTAA
- a CDS encoding PSD1 domain-containing protein yields the protein MRRLTFIFICLTTAVAFADNREGDRLFALKVRGIINSKCIACHGAETNKLKGELNLSSRAAMLKGGESETPSIVPGKPLASPLYLASTRAHEDDWSAMPPKENDKLSAAQLAALKRWIELGAPWPNAKTQARYIAEERAKPMTDEGVLIKTSGGLSEDWTFRRYQPEDVWAIQPLKKPAVPKGAVNPIDAFVGRKLKADGFAAAPAADFRTLLKRANYDLTGLPPTPIEILKFRQAWDKDPDKAWSTLIDELLASPHYGERWGQHWLDVARYADTGGYSNDYERSNAWRYRDYVIRAFNEDKPYNEFVIEQIAGDELWEQAPIGKRDSALLVATGFLRMGPWDPAMVKVPEARQIFLDDVVNSVGQTFLSTTMRCFKCHDHKFDPLPTRDYYRMYATFAGTQMAERPAPFLKNENLDRFAEQKKHVQGLLSFAKEKTKELTDKREAAAAAWYKKSGLDYVPLEKRKSFADEKKPPRHVGLDPMEQGRLKVREQDSWIWERRLERFQPMVQSVYNGPDPKYLNARKLRSKATPNGNWRPDSHIYMGGSLQAPGQKVNPGGLSATGIPVSTSGDQPLQRPRLALAKWIANPKNPLTARSIVNRVWQHHFGKPLAGNPNNFGAKGAKPTHPELLDWLAADFVEHGWKFKRLHRMIMLSKTYRQSGRHPLLEKLQTEDPNNDLFAYHPPRRLTAEELRDSLLMVTGELNPTIGGLPVMPEINMEVALQPRMIQFSIAPAYQPSRTPPERNRRTIYAYRVRGQSDPFLELFNQPNSNSSCEERDAAAVTPQALTLLNSDVMSDRAIALALRVEKEMATLQLQIKHAVQLTFGRVPDKVEQQRLEQYILKMRAYHAKQQPEPVKYPTRITRSLVEELTGQPFRYEEILPVFENYVPDKKPANVNANTRALADLCLLLFNSNEFIYVY from the coding sequence ATGCGACGACTGACATTCATTTTTATCTGCCTCACGACCGCGGTTGCCTTTGCAGACAACCGCGAAGGAGATCGATTATTTGCGCTGAAAGTACGCGGGATAATCAATTCCAAATGTATTGCGTGCCACGGCGCGGAGACGAACAAGCTGAAAGGCGAACTGAACCTGTCCTCGCGTGCGGCAATGTTGAAAGGCGGTGAGAGTGAAACACCCTCCATCGTGCCCGGCAAACCGTTGGCCAGCCCACTTTACCTGGCATCCACACGGGCGCATGAAGATGATTGGTCCGCCATGCCGCCGAAGGAGAACGACAAACTTTCGGCGGCGCAGTTGGCCGCACTCAAACGTTGGATTGAATTGGGCGCGCCGTGGCCAAATGCCAAGACGCAGGCGCGCTACATCGCCGAGGAACGCGCCAAGCCGATGACCGACGAAGGCGTGCTAATCAAAACCAGCGGCGGGCTGTCGGAGGACTGGACCTTTCGCCGCTATCAACCGGAGGATGTGTGGGCTATTCAGCCATTGAAAAAACCGGCGGTGCCGAAGGGCGCGGTGAATCCCATTGATGCGTTCGTCGGTCGCAAGCTAAAAGCAGACGGTTTTGCTGCCGCGCCGGCGGCGGATTTTCGCACGTTGCTGAAGCGCGCGAATTACGATCTCACCGGCCTGCCACCGACACCGATTGAAATTCTTAAATTCCGCCAAGCGTGGGATAAGGATCCCGACAAGGCGTGGAGCACGCTCATCGACGAACTGTTGGCCAGCCCGCATTACGGCGAGCGCTGGGGGCAGCATTGGCTGGACGTCGCCCGCTACGCCGACACGGGCGGTTACTCCAACGATTACGAGCGTTCCAATGCTTGGCGGTACCGTGATTATGTCATCCGCGCCTTCAATGAAGACAAGCCGTACAATGAATTTGTGATTGAACAAATCGCAGGCGACGAGCTGTGGGAGCAAGCGCCAATAGGAAAACGTGATTCGGCATTGCTGGTGGCCACCGGTTTCCTGCGCATGGGGCCATGGGATCCGGCGATGGTGAAGGTGCCCGAAGCGCGCCAAATTTTTCTCGATGACGTTGTGAATTCCGTTGGGCAGACTTTTCTCAGCACCACGATGCGATGTTTCAAATGTCACGATCACAAGTTTGATCCGTTGCCCACACGCGACTATTACCGAATGTACGCGACCTTCGCCGGCACGCAGATGGCTGAACGTCCCGCGCCGTTTTTGAAGAATGAAAATCTCGACCGATTTGCCGAGCAGAAAAAACACGTGCAGGGCCTCTTGAGTTTTGCGAAAGAGAAAACAAAGGAGCTCACTGACAAACGCGAGGCGGCGGCCGCTGCGTGGTACAAAAAATCCGGGTTGGATTATGTCCCGCTTGAAAAACGAAAGAGTTTTGCGGATGAGAAAAAACCGCCGCGCCACGTGGGGCTCGATCCAATGGAACAAGGCCGCCTGAAAGTGCGCGAGCAAGATTCCTGGATTTGGGAGCGTCGGTTGGAACGTTTTCAGCCGATGGTGCAGAGTGTTTACAACGGGCCCGACCCGAAATATTTGAACGCGCGGAAATTGCGCTCAAAAGCCACGCCCAATGGCAACTGGCGGCCAGACAGCCACATTTACATGGGAGGCTCTTTGCAGGCACCGGGCCAGAAAGTGAATCCAGGCGGGTTAAGTGCCACGGGCATCCCAGTCTCCACCTCGGGTGATCAACCGCTGCAGCGCCCGCGGTTGGCATTGGCCAAATGGATTGCGAATCCGAAAAACCCGCTCACGGCGCGCTCTATCGTAAATCGCGTGTGGCAGCATCATTTTGGCAAACCGCTCGCGGGCAACCCGAACAATTTCGGAGCCAAAGGTGCCAAGCCGACCCATCCGGAATTGCTCGACTGGTTGGCGGCGGACTTCGTGGAGCACGGCTGGAAATTCAAGCGGTTGCACCGGATGATCATGCTTTCGAAAACCTATCGGCAATCCGGCCGTCATCCGCTATTGGAGAAACTGCAAACCGAGGATCCGAACAATGACCTTTTTGCCTACCATCCACCGCGCCGCCTTACGGCTGAGGAGCTACGCGATAGTTTGCTAATGGTCACAGGTGAATTGAATCCTACCATCGGCGGCCTGCCGGTTATGCCGGAGATTAACATGGAGGTTGCACTCCAACCGCGCATGATCCAGTTCTCTATCGCGCCGGCGTATCAGCCCTCGCGAACACCGCCCGAGCGCAACCGGCGTACCATTTATGCCTACCGCGTCCGCGGCCAGTCCGATCCGTTCCTTGAATTGTTCAATCAACCCAATTCCAACAGCTCTTGCGAAGAACGCGATGCGGCTGCCGTCACGCCACAGGCTCTCACATTGCTCAACAGCGACGTGATGAGCGACCGAGCCATTGCCTTGGCCCTGCGCGTAGAGAAAGAAATGGCCACGCTGCAGCTGCAAATAAAGCACGCTGTTCAACTGACCTTCGGACGCGTGCCAGACAAAGTGGAACAGCAACGCCTCGAACAATACATTCTCAAAATGCGCGCCTACCACGCGAAACAACAACCCGAGCCGGTGAAATATCCCACCCGCATCACACGTTCACTCGTTGAAGAACTCACCGGACAACCCTTCAGGTACGAAGAAATTTTACCCGTTTTTGAAAACTATGTGCCGGACAAAAAACCTGCCAACGTAAACGCAAACACCCGCGCCCTCGCCGATTTGTGTCTATTGCTTTTCAACTCAAACGAATTTATTTACGTTTACTGA